From the Exiguobacterium aurantiacum genome, one window contains:
- a CDS encoding glycoside hydrolase family 3 protein: MNKALNWTATLGLTTALLVSSVPMANAVVAEETPAPSIEQRVDAKLESMTLEQKLGQMIMPDFRLWNGANHTALATDVARVVDRFDLGGVILFAENVTETEQTTKLVHDLQEVVKQDESNDVPLFITIDQEGGIVTRLGTGTNLPGNMALGATRSSQYAYDAGNIIGSELNALGVNVNFGPVLDVNNNPANPVIGVRSFSSDPELVGELGSAMTQGIQDQGVAATAKHFPGHGDTAVDSHYGLPIVDKSLEDLRGLELLPFKRAITEGIDMIMTAHIGMPQIEDEVVNSPRGTFPLPATLSDDVITGVLREDMGYDGIVITDALNMQAIADNFTEAEAVIKTFDAGVDIALMPTILRSNADVVKLETIFDDVIAAVEDGRLSEEKIDAAVERILTLKAERGIWQESVDTTTLEAKLAEANAVVGSAEHKAKEREIAEAAVTLVKNDDKTLPFKPKKGETVLVLSPAKDQTDSMIKTIKSLEKNAGNMKQVNVIAANYTASTKHLDQNPALKEKLDAADYIIVGSNVNNSAKLKSTSADNYVPAEVFRYANETGKKSVLLSLRNPYDVAVQPDAPAQLIIYGFKGDPNGPDSEAGNAKSAGPNLPAGIRAIFGEVKPTGKLPVDVPTFENGVFGDDLHLEFGDGFRNWNK, from the coding sequence ATGAACAAAGCACTGAACTGGACGGCGACACTGGGGCTAACGACAGCGCTACTCGTCTCATCGGTCCCGATGGCGAACGCGGTAGTGGCAGAGGAGACGCCGGCACCGTCGATTGAGCAGCGTGTCGATGCCAAACTCGAATCGATGACGCTTGAACAAAAGCTCGGTCAAATGATCATGCCAGACTTCCGATTATGGAACGGGGCGAACCATACGGCGCTCGCGACAGATGTAGCACGCGTCGTCGATCGGTTTGACCTCGGGGGTGTCATCTTGTTCGCGGAAAACGTGACCGAGACCGAACAGACGACGAAACTCGTCCACGACCTCCAAGAAGTCGTCAAACAAGACGAAAGCAACGACGTACCGCTCTTCATCACGATTGACCAAGAGGGTGGAATCGTGACACGGCTGGGGACAGGCACGAACTTGCCAGGTAACATGGCGCTCGGGGCGACACGGAGCAGCCAATACGCATACGACGCGGGGAATATTATTGGTTCGGAGTTGAACGCTCTCGGGGTGAACGTCAACTTCGGTCCGGTGCTAGACGTCAACAACAACCCGGCCAATCCGGTCATCGGCGTGCGCTCGTTCTCGAGCGACCCGGAACTTGTCGGCGAGCTCGGCTCGGCGATGACACAAGGGATTCAAGACCAGGGCGTCGCCGCGACGGCGAAGCATTTCCCGGGTCATGGTGACACGGCGGTCGACTCGCATTACGGACTCCCGATTGTCGACAAGTCGCTCGAAGACTTGCGCGGTCTCGAACTGTTGCCGTTCAAGCGGGCCATCACCGAAGGCATCGATATGATCATGACGGCACACATCGGCATGCCGCAAATCGAAGATGAGGTCGTCAACTCACCGCGCGGCACGTTCCCGCTCCCGGCGACGCTCTCGGATGACGTCATCACGGGCGTGTTACGAGAAGACATGGGCTATGACGGCATCGTCATCACGGACGCCTTGAACATGCAGGCGATTGCCGATAACTTCACGGAAGCGGAAGCGGTCATCAAGACGTTCGATGCGGGTGTCGATATCGCGCTCATGCCGACGATTTTACGGTCGAACGCCGATGTCGTGAAGCTCGAGACGATCTTTGACGACGTCATCGCCGCCGTCGAAGACGGACGTTTGTCAGAAGAGAAGATTGATGCGGCGGTCGAGCGGATTTTGACGCTCAAAGCGGAGCGCGGCATTTGGCAAGAGTCGGTCGACACGACAACGCTCGAGGCGAAGCTCGCCGAAGCGAATGCGGTCGTCGGCAGTGCCGAGCATAAAGCGAAAGAACGTGAAATCGCCGAGGCGGCCGTCACGCTCGTGAAAAACGACGACAAGACCCTTCCGTTCAAACCGAAAAAAGGCGAGACGGTCCTCGTCTTGTCACCGGCGAAAGACCAGACGGACAGCATGATCAAGACGATCAAGTCGCTTGAGAAGAACGCCGGCAACATGAAGCAAGTGAACGTCATCGCCGCGAACTATACGGCATCGACGAAACACTTGGATCAAAACCCGGCATTGAAAGAAAAACTCGACGCGGCCGACTATATCATCGTCGGATCGAACGTCAATAACAGCGCCAAGCTGAAATCGACGTCGGCTGATAACTACGTGCCGGCTGAAGTGTTCCGTTACGCGAACGAGACGGGCAAGAAGTCAGTCTTGCTCAGCCTGCGCAACCCGTACGATGTGGCGGTTCAACCGGACGCACCGGCCCAGCTCATCATCTACGGCTTCAAAGGTGACCCGAACGGACCGGACTCTGAGGCGGGAAATGCCAAATCGGCAGGACCGAACCTCCCGGCCGGCATTCGTGCCATCTTCGGTGAAGTCAAACCGACGGGCAAACTCCCAGTCGACGTACCGACGTTCGAGAACGGCGTGTTCGGAGACGACTTGCACCTCGAGTTTGGTGACGGATTCCGCAACTGGAACAAGTAA
- a CDS encoding DegV family protein, with translation MFKIITDTGADLTQDQVVEYGLEVLPLGVIIDNEEFLDGETIQPKDVYDAMRAGKAPKTFQIEAARLEHCFRQHLESEIPFLYLAFSGELSGTYQTAVMVGNLLKEEYPNSTFHILDTRAASVGQGLFVKTVAEYGQDHSYEETVAYATSLVGKIRHLFTVESLEYLMRGGRVSKASAFIGDLLTILPLLTVEDGKLVPIEKVRGHKKVMRRIAEWMTESKPLVDGGHVFIGHGDDPVKADQFEALLRQHMNPASVTKTIVGSAIGAHTGPGLLVVGYFEA, from the coding sequence ATGTTTAAAATCATAACCGACACCGGCGCTGATTTGACCCAAGACCAAGTCGTCGAGTACGGCCTCGAGGTGTTGCCACTCGGCGTCATCATCGACAATGAGGAGTTTTTAGACGGGGAGACGATTCAACCGAAAGACGTATACGATGCGATGCGTGCCGGGAAGGCGCCGAAGACGTTCCAAATCGAGGCGGCCCGGCTCGAACATTGTTTCCGTCAACATCTCGAATCGGAAATCCCGTTCCTGTACCTCGCCTTCTCGGGTGAGCTCTCAGGCACTTATCAAACGGCCGTCATGGTCGGAAACCTACTTAAAGAAGAATACCCGAACAGCACGTTCCATATTCTTGATACGCGTGCCGCTTCCGTCGGCCAAGGATTGTTCGTCAAAACGGTCGCCGAATATGGGCAGGACCACTCGTACGAAGAGACGGTCGCCTACGCGACGTCGCTCGTCGGCAAGATTCGTCATTTGTTCACGGTCGAATCGCTCGAGTATTTGATGCGCGGGGGCCGCGTCTCGAAAGCGAGCGCGTTCATCGGGGACTTATTGACGATTTTACCACTCCTGACGGTCGAAGACGGCAAGCTCGTCCCAATCGAGAAGGTGCGCGGGCACAAGAAGGTGATGCGCCGCATCGCTGAGTGGATGACCGAATCGAAGCCGCTTGTTGATGGTGGGCATGTCTTCATCGGCCACGGCGATGATCCAGTCAAGGCCGATCAGTTCGAGGCGTTGCTTCGGCAGCATATGAACCCGGCGAGCGTCACGAAAACGATTGTCGGTTCGGCCATCGGAGCGCATACGGGCCCAGGCCTTCTCGTCGTCGGTTATTTTGAGGCGTGA
- a CDS encoding lipoate--protein ligase family protein, with amino-acid sequence MYMTHPLLQQPTYRVIDQSSLGPAFQAEQSFATDDTLCASTVTSGAVLRAWVHLNTVVLGIQDARLPHLSDGIRFLHEHGFRPVVRNSGGLAVVLDEDVLNLSLILPEKDGIQIDSGYEAMTSLIQLMFQDVTTDIVAGEIVGSYCPGSFDLSIGGKKFAGISQRRVRGGVAVQIYLSVRKSGSERAALIRDFYERAIQGEATKFIYPAIVPETMASLEDLLGIPLTVDDVLRRAYTVLSSVSQLIPGTLDTDEQTTLITQLDRMWKRNEPIREIEQQLAEE; translated from the coding sequence ATGTATATGACCCATCCATTATTACAACAACCGACCTACCGTGTCATCGATCAGTCCTCGCTCGGCCCCGCGTTTCAAGCCGAGCAATCGTTCGCGACGGACGACACGCTCTGTGCGTCGACCGTGACGTCAGGTGCCGTCCTGCGGGCCTGGGTCCATCTAAACACGGTTGTGCTCGGCATTCAAGACGCCCGCCTGCCCCACTTGTCGGATGGCATCCGTTTTCTCCATGAACACGGATTCCGTCCCGTCGTGCGAAATTCAGGAGGGCTCGCCGTCGTCTTAGATGAAGACGTACTGAACTTATCTTTAATTTTACCTGAGAAAGACGGAATTCAAATCGACAGCGGTTATGAGGCGATGACATCGCTCATCCAACTCATGTTTCAAGACGTGACGACAGACATTGTCGCTGGCGAAATCGTTGGGTCTTACTGCCCCGGCAGTTTCGACTTGTCCATCGGCGGCAAGAAGTTCGCCGGCATCTCACAGCGCCGTGTCCGTGGCGGTGTCGCCGTCCAAATTTATTTGAGTGTCCGCAAGAGCGGGAGTGAACGCGCCGCTCTCATCCGTGATTTTTATGAGCGCGCCATCCAAGGCGAAGCGACAAAGTTCATCTACCCGGCCATCGTCCCTGAGACGATGGCGTCACTCGAAGACTTGCTCGGCATCCCACTCACCGTCGACGACGTGTTGCGTCGCGCCTACACCGTACTCAGCAGCGTGAGCCAACTCATACCAGGCACGCTCGACACGGACGAACAAACGACCCTCATCACCCAGCTCGATCGGATGTGGAAACGTAATGAACCGATTCGCGAGATTGAACAACAATTAGCAGAGGAGTGA
- a CDS encoding HD domain-containing protein, translating to MYTSRGQLSGSKVFKDPVHRYIYVYDHLVWELINTKEFQRLRRIKQLGTSFLTFHGAEHTRFHHSLGVYEIARQLIDQFHEYPEWDDRNRELLLAAALLHDVGHGPFSHAFEHVFAVRHEVWTERIILGDTEVNKVLSEMGVGFPEEVAAIINKTHPNRLLVNILSSQLDVDRMDYLLRDAHFAGVSYGKFDLERMLRVLRPDEDQVVVKQSGMHTIEDYIMRRYQMYWQVYLHPATRSSDLLLKAVLERAQELYESGYAFEMTPKHFLPIFNHEDMTLEHYLKLDETIVYFYFQEWMDEADPILADLASRFVNRRLLKYKNFPEANRVRYMDRLRSTMESIGLPTRYYLLEDQLSQLPYDLYKGHGKYEGIYLKMNDGDRREISEVSMLVQSILNSRQSDEKIYYPEDVLLNLKDHASEKTWMLSTLRGD from the coding sequence ATGTACACGTCACGAGGTCAATTATCAGGGTCGAAAGTATTCAAAGATCCGGTTCACCGCTATATATACGTCTATGACCATCTCGTCTGGGAATTGATCAATACGAAAGAGTTTCAACGGTTACGGCGCATCAAGCAGCTCGGGACTTCTTTTTTGACGTTCCATGGTGCCGAGCATACCCGGTTCCACCATTCGCTCGGGGTGTATGAGATCGCTCGGCAACTGATTGACCAGTTTCATGAGTATCCGGAGTGGGACGACCGCAATCGTGAGCTGTTGCTCGCGGCGGCACTGCTCCACGACGTCGGCCACGGTCCATTCTCGCATGCGTTCGAGCACGTCTTCGCCGTCCGTCACGAGGTGTGGACCGAACGGATCATCCTCGGCGACACGGAAGTGAACAAAGTACTGTCCGAGATGGGCGTCGGCTTCCCGGAAGAAGTGGCGGCCATCATCAATAAGACGCACCCGAACCGCTTGCTCGTCAATATTCTCAGTTCGCAGCTCGACGTCGACCGGATGGACTATCTGCTCCGCGACGCGCATTTCGCTGGCGTCAGTTACGGCAAGTTCGACCTCGAACGCATGCTTCGGGTGCTGCGTCCGGACGAGGACCAAGTCGTCGTCAAACAGTCGGGGATGCATACGATCGAGGACTATATCATGCGCCGTTATCAGATGTACTGGCAAGTGTATTTGCACCCGGCAACGCGGTCGAGCGACTTGTTGCTCAAGGCCGTGCTCGAGCGGGCGCAAGAACTGTACGAGTCGGGCTACGCGTTCGAGATGACCCCGAAGCACTTCTTGCCGATTTTCAACCATGAAGATATGACGCTCGAGCATTATTTAAAGCTCGACGAGACAATCGTCTATTTCTATTTCCAAGAATGGATGGATGAGGCAGACCCGATCTTAGCGGATCTCGCGAGCCGTTTCGTCAACCGTCGTCTGTTGAAATATAAGAATTTCCCGGAAGCGAACCGCGTCCGCTACATGGACCGTCTTCGTTCGACGATGGAGTCAATCGGTTTGCCGACCCGCTACTACTTGCTCGAGGACCAGCTCAGCCAATTGCCGTACGATTTATACAAAGGGCACGGGAAATATGAAGGCATCTACCTCAAAATGAATGACGGCGACCGTCGGGAGATCTCGGAAGTGTCGATGCTCGTCCAATCGATTTTAAACTCACGGCAATCCGACGAGAAGATTTATTATCCGGAGGACGTGCTGCTCAACTTGAAAGATCATGCGTCAGAGAAGACATGGATGTTGTCAACGTTACGGGGCGATTGA
- a CDS encoding Na/Pi cotransporter family protein yields MGVGTLVGGIGIFLLGMMLLTDTLKNMAGERLRQRLNRLAEGPVSGAFLGAMMTTLFQSSTVTTLMTISFVSAGLLTFTQALTLVIGANAGSATTGWIVALLGYNVDIRELLLPLIGVGMALRLIGRRVKRIGMLMVGLGLIFVGIGTLQEAMRDVVTFSFAGWEADTPLHQFALLGTGLLMTVLLQSSSIGLVLTMTALATDTVTLAQACLLVLGQSAGTSLVVAIGSIGGWKSARRIVLAHVLVHGSILLIGWLTFPLLFGVVNGVADRLNWNELLRLALFHTSFHLLGVFTFLPFHEAFSRQLLQWIPSRAEKLTRFLDPNMARIPTVALEAARRSLIEIERYLAKETQLLLTEARKRDDELQLVEKTLGDVRVFLSTIQLEEGRGRNDYGQHLSLLHTIDHLERWLFVMREVDPVDALRDTDFLVARQLVLHELDMVETLNHHTPPEESRQWKTASKQLAEYRKAHRAELLEETAANQLEMDQTIQKVQALLWLDRIGYHIWRATRHLIKPTVPSERFEVNLED; encoded by the coding sequence ATGGGGGTTGGCACATTGGTCGGCGGAATCGGCATCTTCCTGCTCGGAATGATGCTGTTGACGGATACGTTGAAAAACATGGCCGGAGAACGGCTCCGGCAACGGTTGAATCGCTTGGCCGAAGGACCGGTTTCGGGTGCGTTTCTCGGGGCGATGATGACGACGCTGTTTCAATCCTCGACCGTGACGACGCTCATGACAATCAGTTTCGTCAGCGCCGGCTTGTTGACGTTCACCCAAGCGCTCACGCTCGTCATCGGGGCGAACGCCGGCAGCGCGACGACAGGATGGATCGTGGCGCTCTTAGGTTATAACGTCGACATCCGCGAACTATTGCTCCCGCTCATCGGGGTCGGCATGGCGCTCCGATTGATCGGGCGGCGCGTCAAGCGCATCGGCATGCTCATGGTCGGGCTCGGTCTGATTTTCGTCGGCATCGGGACGCTCCAAGAGGCGATGCGCGACGTCGTCACATTCTCGTTCGCCGGTTGGGAAGCGGACACACCGCTGCATCAATTCGCGCTGCTCGGGACCGGCCTACTCATGACCGTCTTGTTACAGTCCTCGAGCATCGGTCTCGTCTTGACGATGACGGCGCTCGCGACCGATACGGTGACGCTCGCCCAAGCCTGTCTGCTCGTGCTCGGACAAAGCGCCGGGACGAGTCTCGTCGTCGCCATCGGGTCGATTGGAGGCTGGAAGTCGGCCCGTCGCATCGTCTTGGCGCACGTGCTCGTCCACGGCTCGATTCTACTCATCGGCTGGCTGACGTTCCCGCTCTTGTTCGGTGTCGTGAACGGTGTGGCCGACCGCCTCAACTGGAACGAACTGTTGCGGCTCGCCTTGTTCCACACCTCGTTCCATCTGCTCGGGGTGTTCACGTTCCTGCCGTTCCATGAGGCGTTCAGTCGTCAGTTGCTCCAGTGGATCCCGAGCCGGGCGGAAAAGCTGACCCGGTTCCTCGACCCGAATATGGCACGCATCCCGACGGTCGCGCTCGAGGCGGCGCGGCGCTCGTTAATTGAGATTGAGCGCTATTTGGCCAAAGAGACGCAACTTTTGCTGACCGAGGCACGTAAACGCGACGACGAGCTCCAACTCGTCGAGAAGACGCTCGGCGACGTCCGTGTCTTTTTGAGCACGATTCAATTGGAAGAAGGGCGAGGACGCAACGACTATGGCCAACATTTGTCGCTGCTCCATACAATCGACCACTTGGAACGGTGGCTGTTCGTCATGCGGGAAGTCGACCCGGTCGACGCGCTCCGGGATACGGACTTCTTGGTCGCGCGCCAGCTCGTCTTGCATGAACTCGACATGGTCGAGACGCTCAATCATCACACGCCCCCGGAAGAGTCGCGGCAGTGGAAGACGGCCTCGAAACAGCTCGCCGAATATCGAAAAGCGCACCGGGCCGAACTGCTCGAGGAGACGGCGGCCAACCAGCTCGAGATGGACCAGACGATTCAAAAAGTGCAGGCGCTCCTCTGGCTCGACCGGATCGGCTATCATATTTGGCGGGCGACGCGTCATCTGATTAAACCGACCGTGCCGAGCGAGCGGTTTGAAGTGAATCTAGAAGACTAA
- a CDS encoding 2-hydroxymuconate tautomerase, with product MPYVTVKMLPGRTVEQKRALIEKVTDAVSETTNAPKENITVFIEEMDATHYGQAGVMHADKK from the coding sequence ATGCCATACGTAACGGTTAAAATGCTTCCAGGCCGCACGGTCGAACAAAAACGTGCGTTGATTGAAAAAGTGACGGACGCTGTCTCCGAGACGACGAACGCCCCGAAAGAAAACATCACCGTCTTCATCGAAGAGATGGACGCGACGCACTACGGCCAAGCCGGCGTGATGCACGCGGATAAGAAGTAA
- a CDS encoding VLRF1 family aeRF1-type release factor produces the protein MGLASDLKRLRDVECKDKCVLSIYLNTGPKQQGDWNIHLKNGLKRLGEYSEASGDETQLNSFKKLRKQVEDELGKHRNDLARSLIIFASEQNNLFEAYYLQHDVETALHWETKPVLEPLEALQAKYPATGVILPNLDHVTVLDTSLGHVDAAFSFAFDPETEEWVRFEGTASGDRMASSSSQVDKFDRRLAENLNRFYRDLAQTVEQMKSAHDWEGLVVIGEAELANSFRDELRTKPERIVHKNLSKSSESHIIEAAFQ, from the coding sequence ATGGGATTAGCGAGTGATCTGAAACGTTTACGTGATGTCGAGTGCAAGGACAAGTGTGTGTTATCGATTTATCTGAATACGGGACCGAAGCAACAAGGCGACTGGAATATCCATTTGAAGAACGGCTTGAAACGCCTCGGGGAATACTCGGAAGCGTCTGGGGACGAGACTCAGCTGAATAGCTTCAAAAAACTACGCAAACAAGTTGAAGATGAGCTTGGCAAACATCGAAATGATCTCGCTCGTAGCCTAATCATCTTCGCTTCAGAACAGAACAACCTGTTCGAGGCATACTATTTACAGCATGATGTCGAGACGGCGCTCCATTGGGAGACGAAACCGGTGCTCGAACCGCTCGAGGCGCTACAGGCGAAGTATCCAGCGACGGGCGTCATCTTGCCAAATCTAGACCACGTGACTGTCCTCGACACCTCGCTCGGTCATGTCGATGCCGCCTTCTCGTTCGCATTCGATCCCGAGACGGAAGAATGGGTCCGATTCGAAGGAACGGCTTCCGGCGACCGGATGGCTTCGAGCAGTTCACAAGTCGATAAGTTCGATCGTCGCCTCGCCGAAAACTTGAACCGCTTTTACCGGGACCTTGCCCAAACGGTCGAACAGATGAAAAGCGCTCACGATTGGGAAGGGCTGGTCGTCATCGGTGAAGCCGAACTGGCCAACTCGTTCCGTGACGAGCTAAGGACGAAACCGGAGCGCATCGTGCATAAGAATTTATCAAAGTCGAGTGAATCGCACATTATCGAAGCCGCGTTTCAATGA
- the ypfJ gene encoding KPN_02809 family neutral zinc metallopeptidase — translation MKWKGRQASRNVEDRRGQRVGGKGIAGIGGGFGLILVIVFTLLNGGNPADIVNNIGIGEPQSSETYQGSAREEEMAEFVSVVLRDTEEVWTDIFAENGLTYREPTLVIYKDQVESACGIAGSAVGPFYCPGDQKLYIDLSFYDDLSQRFNAPGDFAMAYVVAHEVGHHVQTLLGTTDEIMPLRNEMSETEFNKYLVRFELQADYYAGVWAHHAQGMGYLEAGDVEEAMNAAHQIGDDTLQKQARGYVTPDSFTHGTSEQRKRWFDKGFQNGTIQGGDTFNAKNL, via the coding sequence ATGAAATGGAAGGGTAGACAGGCAAGCCGGAACGTCGAGGATCGACGGGGGCAACGTGTCGGAGGGAAAGGAATCGCGGGGATTGGTGGCGGCTTCGGTCTCATCTTGGTCATCGTCTTCACACTGCTCAACGGGGGCAATCCGGCAGACATCGTCAACAATATCGGAATTGGCGAGCCCCAGTCGTCCGAGACGTATCAAGGCTCGGCTCGGGAAGAAGAGATGGCGGAGTTCGTCTCGGTCGTGTTGCGGGATACCGAAGAAGTGTGGACCGATATATTCGCGGAGAACGGATTGACGTATCGGGAGCCGACGCTCGTCATCTATAAAGACCAAGTCGAATCCGCGTGCGGGATTGCCGGATCGGCGGTCGGACCGTTCTATTGTCCGGGTGACCAAAAACTATACATCGATTTAAGTTTCTATGATGACCTCAGCCAACGTTTCAACGCGCCAGGTGACTTCGCGATGGCGTACGTCGTTGCCCACGAGGTCGGCCACCACGTCCAGACGTTGCTCGGCACGACGGATGAGATCATGCCGCTTCGAAACGAGATGAGTGAGACCGAATTCAATAAATATTTGGTCCGTTTCGAATTGCAGGCCGATTATTATGCGGGCGTCTGGGCGCATCACGCCCAAGGCATGGGTTACCTTGAGGCCGGGGATGTCGAAGAAGCGATGAACGCGGCACACCAAATTGGGGATGATACGCTTCAGAAACAGGCACGTGGTTATGTGACGCCGGATTCGTTCACCCACGGGACGTCCGAGCAACGGAAACGCTGGTTCGACAAAGGGTTCCAAAACGGGACGATTCAAGGCGGCGATACGTTCAATGCCAAAAATCTATAA